The Streptomyces tendae DNA segment GACGCGGTGCAGGCGGATCCGACGGCCGACCACAGCCTGAAGGCGCTCGCGGCGCGCGTCCGGGTGAGTCCCCGGCATCTGACCCGGATGTTCCGGGCGGAACTGGACACCACCCCGATGAAGTACGTGGAACTGATCCGCTTCGACCTGGCGAAGGCCCTGCTGGACGCGGGCCGCAACGCCACGGAGGCGGCGGCCCTGTCGGGATTCCCCAGCTACGAGAGCCTGCGCCGCGCCTTCGCACGCCATCTCGGCCTGTCCCCGACCCGGTACCGGCAGCGCTTCTCGACCACCGGAGCGGACGGGCCGCGCGGCCCGCGTACGTGACGGCCCAGGCCTTCCGGGTGTCCGTTTCCGAGGGGTTGTCGGCCGTCCCCGAGCGGACGCGGAGGCCCGGGGGCCGCAGGGTGGAGGTGCAGAGGTCACCACCAGCCCCAGGAGGCAGTCATGAGTGAGACGATCGCCGGAATCACGGTCCCCGACAGCAAGCTGGCGCAGGCCGCCACCGATCTGATCCGCGACACCACGCCGCCGCTGATCTTCCACCACTCCCGCCGGGTGTTCCTCTTCGGCAGTCTGCAGGCGGCGGCGCGCGGACTGCGGCCCGACCCGGAACTGCTCTACGTGGCGGCCATGTTCCACGACACCGGTCTGGTGGCGCCGTACCGCAGCGACGACCAGCGGTTCGAGATGGACGGCGCGGACCAGGCACGCGCGTTCCTGCTGAGCCACGGGCTGTCCGAGGGGGACGCCGAGAAGGTGTGGACGGCCGTCGCGCTGCACACGACCCCGGAGGTGCCCTACAAGCTGGCGCCGGAGATCGCGGCCACGACGGCGGGTGTGGAGACGGACGTGCTGGGCCTGCACCTGGACAACGTCACGGCCGCCCAGATCGACGAGGTCACCGCGGCCCACCCGCGCCCGGACTTCAAGCGCCAGATCCTCCAGGCGTTCACCGACGGCTTCAAGCACCGCCCGGACACCACCTTCGGCACGGTGAACGCGGACGTGCTGGAGCACTTCGTGCCGGGCTTCCGCCGCACCGACTTCGTGGAGGTCATCCAGAACTCGGCCTGGCCCGAGTAGGCGCCCTCACTGCCGCGCGTAGGTGAGGCAGTCGACCTGCTCCTGCTCGTACCCGACGGAGATGGCCGGTGCGTGGCATTCCAGCCCCGAGTTGTGGCGGCAGTCGGCCATCTTGCACGCGCCGACCCGGCCGGTGGTCGACGGTTCGCCGCCCTCCAGGTCGGCGCCCATGAAGGTGTCACAGACGGGGCTGTCGAGGTCCCCCACGGTGATCGCCGCGGCGCGGCAGGCGTGGTCGTGGTTGTAGGCGCAGCTCTCGGCGGCGCATTCGCTGATGACGGGCAGTTGCATGACGGGTGCTGCCATGATCGATCGCCCTTTCCGTGATCTCGTACGGATCGGTCGCCGTGGTGGTGGCCGGCTCGGGCCGCGGTACGCCACCGTCACGGTCGGCGGGCTTGGGGCGGCGGGGTCCGTCCGAGCCGGCGGCTCGCGCAACGCTCCCTTCCTGTCTTCCACTGTCCGCGACGGCAGGTGCCGGCGCACGTCGGCGGGGCGCGCGTGCCTTGAGCAGCGCGGGGAGCAAGGGAAGCGGCGCCGCGAGGGATCGGCGCCGCTCCGTCACACAACACCATCTCGCGCACGCCGCCGCCGCGAGAGATCCGACCGGTCCCCCTGCCCCGGGACGACCGTCCCCCGTGCCGGGCCGAACGGCCCTCGGAACGGGTGAGCGGGACACTCAGCCGTCGTCGTCCGGCAGGCCGGGCGACCGGGCGATCTCCTGGCCGGCGGCCTCGATGACGGCCAGCACGGCGGCCGCCGCCGCGTCGGGGTCGCGGGCCTCGACGGCCTCCACGACGGCGCGGTGGCCCGGCAGCGAGCCCTCCACCGCGCCCGGTGTCTGGGTGCTGATCACGAAGCTGTGCTGCAGCGCGATCTCCACGGCACGGCCCAGCGAGCCGAGCAGACGGTTGCCGCCCGCGTCGAGCAGGGCCCGGTGGAAGACGATGTCCGCCTCGACGTAACCGGCGCGGCCGGGGGACGCCGCAGCGGCCTCCATGGCGGCGAGCGCGTCGTACAGGACGCGCACGTCCTCGGGGCCCGCCCGCTCGGCGGCGAGGCGGGCCGCCTCGGGCTCGACGATCCGCCGCAGTTCGCCCGTGTCACGCAGCAGGGCCGCCGCGTCCTCGGCCTGCTTCCAGCGCAGGACGTCGGGATCCAGGTGGTTCCAGTGCTCCGGGGGCAGCACGCGCGTGCCGGTGCGCGGACGTACGTGCAGCATCCCCTTGGCCACCAGCGACTTGACCGCCTCCCGCAGCACCCCCCGGCTGACACCGATAGCGGCCGCGAGGGCGTCCTCCACCGGCAGCGGGTCGCCCGGCCCCCACGCGCCGCCCACGATGCGCCGGCCGAGCTCGTCCACCACGCGCTGATGCATGGTCGGGAACTTCGTCATGATCTCCGCTCGCCCTCTGGACGCCATTCATCGAATCATTTAATGATTGAGCGCCAGGGTAGCGGGGCCGCGCCCCGCGACGCCCCCTCGCACAGCGGACGACCGACGACGCCGGAGCCACGGGAGTGAGTACATGACCGACGACCGGAGCACGGACCGCCGCAGTCAGGCATGGTTCGGCGCCACGGGGCGCAGCGGGATGCTGTACCGCTCCTGGATGCGCAACCAGGGCTTCGGACACGAGGTGTTCGACGGGCGTCCCGTCATCGGCATCGCGACCAGCGCCTCCGAACTCGCCCCGTGCAACGCCCATCTGACCCGCGTCGCCGAGGCGGTCAAGCGCGGGGTGTGGCAGGCGGGCGGCTTTCCGCTGCAGTTCCCCACCATGGCCACCGGCGAGACGCTGATGCGCCCCACCGCCATGCTGTACCGCAACCTCATGGCCATGGAGGTCGAGGAGCTGATCCGGGCCAACCCGCTCGACGGTGTCGTCCTGCTGTCCGGCTGCGACAAGACGACTCCCGCCATGCTCATGGGCGCCGCGAGTGTCGACCTGCCCGCGGTCATGGTCACCGGCGGGCCGATGCTGAACGGCAAGTACCGGGGCCAGGACGTGGGTTCGGGCACGCATGTGTGGAAGTTCGAGGAGGACCTGAAGACCGGTCGGATGACCGAGGAGGAGTGCTTCTTCGCCGAGGGATGCATGGCGCGCTCCAACGGGCACTGCATGACGATGGGCACCGCCTCGACGATGGCCTGTGTGGCCGAGGCGCTCGGCATGCAGCTGCCGGGCTCGGCGGCCTGGCCGGCCGTCGACTCGCGCCGGATGGAGACCGCGCAGGCGGCCGGCCGGCGCATCGTGGCCATGGTGGAGGAGGAGTTGCGGCCCTCGCGGATCCTGACCCGTGAGGCCTTCGAGAACGCCGTCCGCGTGAACGCGGCCATCGGCGGCTCCACCAACGCCGTCATCCACCTCACCGCCCTCGCCGGGCGCGTCGGAGTGAAGCTGGACCTGGGGGACTTCGACGAGCTGGTCCGCGCGGTGCCGACCCTGGTGAACCTGATGCCGAGCGGCACGTACCTCATGGAGGACTTCTGTTACGCGGGCGGACTGCCCGCCGTCATGGCCGAACTCCTCGGCGGCGGGCTGCTGCACGGGGAGCCGGTCACCGTCACCGGACGCACGGTCGCCGAGAACACCGACGGCGCCGAGCGCGTCGACTCCGACGTCATCACCCCCCTCGACGCCCCCTTCCAGCCGGCCGGCACCGGCATCGCCGTCCTGCGCGGCAACCTGTGCCCCGACGGGGCCGTGATCAAGCAGTCGGCCGCGTCACCGCATCTGCTCACCCACCGCGGCCCCGCCCGTGTCTTCGACTCCCCCGAGGCGTACCACGCGGTCGCCGACGACCCGGACCTCGACGTCGACGAGAACACCGTCGTCGTCATCCGCAACGCCGGTCCCAAGGGCTACCCCGGCATGCCCGAGGTCTCCAACGTGCCGCTGCCCGCCAAGCTGCTGAAGGCCGGCGTCACCGACATGGTGCGCGTCTGCGACGGGCGGATGAGCGGCACCGGCTACGGGACGGTGGTCCTGCACGTGGCGCCGGAGGCCGCCGTCGGCGGACCGCTCGCCCTGGTGCGCGACGGGGACCCCGTCGTCCTCGACGTCCCCCGCCGCACCCTGCGCCTGGACGTGGACGACGCGGAACTCGCCCGACGCCGGCAGGAGTGGACGCCGCCCGCCGAGCGGTACGCCGGCGGCTACACCTGGCTGTACACCCAGCACGTCGAACAGGCCGACCGGGGCGCCGACTTCGGGTTCCTGCGCGGCAGCCGCGGACACGAGGTCCCCCGCGACTCCCACTGAGCCGGCCCTCTCGTCTTCCAGGAGTGCATCGACCGTGGAATCCACACCCGCGCGCCCCCGTCCGCACCTCACCGCCGGCTCCGTCCTTCCCGAGGACGCCGGCCGGGCCGCCCTCGTCGCACGCGTCCACGACCCGGACGGGGACGGACCGTGCGTGGCCGCGGTGCGCGGCGAGCACGTCGTCGACCTGACGTCCCTCGCCCCCACCGTCTCCGACCTCATGGAGCGCGAGGACGCGGCGCGGGTCGTCCGCGAGGCCGACGGGGGACGCGTCTGGCGTCTGGACGACCTGCTCGGCGCGCCGCCGGGCCGCCGGGACGTGCCGCATCTGCTCGCCCCCGTCGACCTCCAGGTGATCAAGGCGGCGGGCGTCACCTTCGCCCGGAGCCTGCTGGAGCGGGTCATCGAGGAGCGGACGGGAGGTGACCCGGCGCAGGCCGCGAGGGTGCGCGCGCACCTCGGGCAGGTGGTGGGCGGCAGGCTGGACGGCATCCGTCCCGGATCACCGGAGGCGGTCAAGGTCAAGGAGCTGCTCGTCGCCGAGGGGCTGTGGTCGCAGTACCTGGAGGTCGGGATCGGTCCGGACCCGGAGGTGTTCACCAAGGCCCCCGTGCTGTCCGCGGTCGGCACCGGCGCCGACATCGGCGTACTGCGGGCCTCCGTGTGGAACAACCCCGAACCGGAGGCGGTCCTCGTCGTGGACGCGCACGGCCGGGTGCGCGGCGTGACGCTGGGCAACGACGTCAATCTCCGCGACATCGAGGGGCGCAGCGCGCTGCTGCTGTCCCGCGCGAAGGACAACAACGCCTCCTGCGCCATCGGCCCGTTCGTCCGGGTGCTCGACGGGGACTTCGGCCTCGACGCCGTCCGCGGGCTCGACATCGACCTGCGGGTCGAGGGTGCGAACGGTTACGTCCTGCGGGGCAGCAGTTCCCTGCGCGAGATCAGCCGTGACGTCCTGGACCTGGTGGCCGCCACGCACGGCGCACACCATCAGTATCCGGACGGTTTCGTGCTGTTCACCGGCACGCTGTTCGCGCCGACCGAGGACCGGCACGCGCCCGGCGCGGGCTTCACCCACGCCTACGGCGACGTCGTACGGATCTCCAGCCCGCGGCTCGGCGCCCTGGTGAACACCGTCGTCCCGAGCGAGGAGGCCGCGCCGTGGACGTTCGGCGTGGGCGCGCTGATGCGCAGCCTCGCCCGGCGCGGCCTGCTGCGGGACTCTCCCGGCGGGCCGGGGTGCGCGGGCCCCTGACGTGCGCCGCGCACCCCGGGGTCAGCCGGCGAGCGGCTCCTGGACGATCGTGGCGTGGAGCCGCCGCGTGTGGTCCACCTGGCGCTCCGCCCCGGTCAGCGTGACCCGGGCGGTCAGGCGCGGGTCGGCGCTGGACGCGGCCAGCCGTAGTTCCAGTTCGCCCGGTTCGACGACGCGCCGGCCGTCGCGCCCGGTGAAGGAGGCGAGGTCGGCCGGGACCGTGACGCCCAGACGCCGGGCCTCCCCCACCTCCAGGGCGACCCGGGTGTAGCCGATGAGGCGCTGCACGGGCTGGACGACGGAGGCGACCGGGTCGTGCAGATACAGCTGCACGACCTCGGTCCCGGACCGCCCCCCGGTGTTCCGGACGGTGAACGAGAGGGCGAACTCGCCCTCGGTGGTGGCTTCCCGCACCTCCACGGTCAGGTCGGTCCAGTCGAACCGCGTGTAGGACAGTCCGTGGCCGAAGGGGAACGCGGGGGTCGGGTCCATGCTGGACACCTTGCTGGCGTGCGCGAGCCGCGCCCCGAGGTAGGTGCCCGGCTGGGTGCCCGGACCCCGTGGTATGCCGACCGGGAGGCGTCCGGAGGGGTTGACCCGGCCGCTGATCACCCCGGCGATCGCGCGCGTGCCCTCCTCGCCCGGGAAGAAGGACTGCACGATCGCCGCGGACTCCCGGGCCGCGCGGCCGAGGGCGTACGGGCGCCCCGCCAGCAGTACGGTCACCACGGGCGTGTCCAGGTCGAGCAGGGTGTCGAGCAGGTGCTGCTGCGCGCCGGGCAGCGCCAGCGTCTCGACGTCGCAGCCCTCGCCGCTGGTACCCCGCCCGAAGAGTCCCGCGCGGTCGCCGAGCACCACCAGGGCGATGTCGGCCTCGCGCGCCAGCCGCGCCGCCTCGTCGAGACCGGAGAGGTCCCCGTCGTCGACGCCGGTGCCGCGGGCGTGGGTGATCTCGGCGTCGGGGAACTCGGCGGCGAGCGTGTCGCGCAGGGTGGGCAGCTCGATGCCGAGGGGGGTGCCGGGGTGGCGGACGCCGATGTGCTGGGGGAAGGAGTAGCAGCCGAGGACGGCGGCGGCCTCGTCGGCGTTGGGGCCGATCAGGGCGATGCGGCGGGGCCGTTGAAGCGGCAGCGTGCCGTCGTTGCCGAGCAGGACGACCGCTTCCTCGGCGAGCGTGCGGGCCAGCGCGCGGTTCTCCGGGCCGTCCAGGTCGATCCGGCCGCGCAGGGCCTCCGGGTCGTCCTGGTCCGTCGCGCCGAGGGCGGCGGGGACGGGGTTCCAGTCCGGGTCGAGCAGTCCGAGGGCGATCTTCTGGGTGAGCACCCGGCGTACGGCGCGGTCGACCAGCTTCTCCGGGACGCGGCCGTCGGCGACGGCCGCGGTCAGGGGCGCCCCGTAGGTCTTGACGTTGGGCAGTTCGACATCGATGCCCGCGTGCAGCGCCGTTCCGGCGGCCTCCGCCCAGTCGCCGGCGATGCCGTGCAGGGTCCTGAGGAAGGCGATGGCGAAGTAGTCGGCCACCACCGTGCCGTCGAAGCCCCAGGTGTCGCGCAGCAGGCCGGTGAGCAGGTCCTCGTCGGCGGCGGACGGCATGCCGTCGGTGTCGGTGTAGGCGTTCATCACCGACCGGGCGCCGCCCTCGCCGATCGCCATCTCGAAGGGCGGCAGCAGCACGTCGGCGCGTTCGCGCGGACCCAGGGACGAGGGGGCGAGGTTGCGGCCGGCGCGGGAGGCGGAGTAGCCGGCGAAGTGCTTGAGGGTGGCGACGATCCCGGCGGACTCCAGGCCCTGGACGTAGGCGGTGCCGATGGTGGCGACGAGGTACGGGTCCTCGCCGATGGTCTCCTCCACACGTCCCCAGCGGGCGTCGCGGACGACGTCCAGCACGGGGGCGAGACCCTGGTGGACACCGACGGCGCGCATGTCGCGGCCGATGGCGGCGGCCATGCGCCGCACCGTGTCCGGGTCGAAGGCGGCTCCCCAGGACAGCGGGACGGGGTAGGCGGTGGCGCCCCAGGCGGCGAAGCCGGCCAGGCACTCGTCGTGCGCGAGTGCCGGGATGCCGAAGCGGTTGGAGGCGGCGATCCGGGCCTGTGTGCGGGCCAGGGAGAGCGCGCCCAGGGCGGGGTCGACGGGGACCGTGCCGAAGGGGCGGGTGAGCTGGCCCAGTCCGGTGGGCAGGAGCGCCTCGAGATCGACGGGCTCCTCCATCTCGTGCTGGTGCGGGGCGACCTCGCCGCCCTCGTCGGAGGCGCCCACCCACACTCCGTAGAGCTGGGCGGTCTTCTCCTCCAGGGTCATCGCGTCGATCAGCGCGTCGACGCGGGCGGTGACGGAGGCGGTGGGGTCGTTCCAGAGCGGGAGTGCGGAGGTGTTCTCCGCGGCCACGTCGGCGTTCACTTTCCTCCTCCGCCCGTCCGCCCCGTGACAGGGACGGTACGGGCGAGCCGGTGGACGGATGGGTGGGTGCCTGCGCCGGTCACCGGCCGAACCCCGCGGTCAGTCCGCTCAGCAGCTGGCGGCGGCCGAAGGCGTACAGCACCAGGACGGGCAGCGTGGTGAGGACGACGGCGGCCAGCACGGCGGGGACGTTGACCCCGTACTGGCCCTGGAAGGTCCACAGGGCCAGCGGCAGGGTCCGGCGGTCGGGGCTCTGGGTGAGGACCAGCGGCAGCAGGAATCCGTTCCAGATGGTCAGGGCGTTGAAGATGCTCACGGTGAGGATGGCCGGCCGGGTGAGGGGCGCCGCCAGCCGCCACAGCGTCGTCCATTCGGTGGCGCCGTCGACCCGCATGGAGTCGAACAGCTCCTTGGGCACGTCACGGATGAAGTTGGCGAGCACCAGCACGGACAACGGGATGGCGAAGGCGATCGACGGGAGGATCAGCGCCGCGAGGCTGTCGTACAGGTGCAGCTTGATGATGATCAGGTAGACGGGGATCACCGTCGCCTGCAGCGGGATCGCGAGTCCCATGAGGAACAGCCCGTTCATGGCGCGCAGGACCCGCATACGCCAGCCGCGGACGATCGCGTAGGCCGCCATGAAGGACACGACGACCGCGGGCACCACCGCGCCCACGGTCACCACGACGCTGTTCACGAAGTACTGCAGGAAGTCGGACTCGACGACCAGCCGGTAGTTCTCCAGTGTCGGGTCGCCCGTCGGCACCAGGGGGTTGCTCGCGTAGTAGCGGCTGCGGTCCTTGAGGCTGGTGATGAGGGTCCAGTACAGAGGCACGGCGACGACGGCGAGCCACAGCCACCCCGCCAGCCCTCCGGCCCAGTTGCGCCGGGCGGTCGCCGACCGGGAGCGGCGTGGCTGCGCGCGCGGGGTGGTCTTCTCGGGCCGTCGCGTCTTGGTCAGCGTGGTGGTCACGTCAGGAGGCCCCCTCGAGTTGGCTCGCACCGGCGTCCCGGCCTCCGAGGCGGCGCAGCAGCAGGGCGAGGGCGAGGCCCACAAGGACCAGGATGACCGCGATGGCGCTGGCCGGTCCCATCAGGCTGGCCTGGAATCCCCGCTTGTACATGTCGAGTGCGAGGACCCGGGTGGCGTCGCCGGGGCCGCCCTCGGTCAGGACGAAGATGAGGTCGAAGAAGGTCAGCGACCCGACGACCATCAGTGTGGACGAGGTGATGACGGTGTACTTCAGCTGGGGCAGCGTGATGCTGAAGAACTGCCGGATCCGTCCGGCGCCGTCCAACTGTGCCGCCTCGTAGAGGGACGTCGGGATCTGCTGGACGCCGCCCTGGTAGATCAGGGAGTGGAACGGGACGAACTGCCAGGAGACGACGAAGACGACGACCCCGAACGCCAGCCAGGGCCGGCCGAGCCAGTCCTGGCTGAGCGCCTGGATCTTGAGTCCGGCGCCGAGCCCGAAGTTGGGGTCCAGCAGCGCCTCGTAGGCGATGGCGATCGCCGCGGAGCTGAGCATCAGCGGGACGAAGTACACCACGCCCAGCACCGCGCGGTAGCGCTGGCGGCCCGCGAGGAATGTGCCGAGGAGGATGCTCAGCGGTGTCTGCACGATCCAGGACACGGCCATCACCAGGAACGTCACCCAGAGGGCGTGCGGCAGCCCGGGGTCGGTGAGCACCGCACGCCAACTGGTCAGTCCGGTCACGCGGATGGAGCCGATGCCGTCCCAGGTGGTGAAGCTCAGCGCGAAGACGCCGACGAGCGGGACCACGGCGAAACCGACGAAGAGCAGCAGCGCCGGCGTCGCGAGCCACGGCAGGACGCTGCGTGGCTCGCGACGCCGTGTCGCGCCGGTGGCCGCGCTCATGCGCCGGTGACCGCGTTGAGGTTGCTCGCGAACTGCTGCGGTGAGATCGACAGTTGGAACAACTTGACGATGTTGTCCAGCAGCGTCTCGGCGGCCGTCGGGCTGAGTGCCTGGTCCCAGGACTGGACGAACACCTTGGCCTTGCTGGCGAGGTCGTAGGTGAACTGGAGGAATTCGGCGTTGTCGGAGGCGGCCAGCAGCTTCTCCGTGCCGAGCCGGATCGGGACCGAGCCGTTGCCGATCCAGCTCTTCACCTCCTCCTCCTGGAGGAGGCCCGTGGCGAAGAACTCCTTGGCGACCTTCTTCTCCTCCGCACTCGCCTTCGAGGAGATGGACAGGTACTGGGCGGGGTTGCCGACCGTGTTGCTGAGGTCGCCCTTGCCGCCGTCGACGGCCGGGAAGTTCATGAAGCCCAGCGAGCCGCTGGGGACGAAGTCCCCGCCGTCGGCCTGCTGGATCCCGTACGACCAGGCGCCGTGCAGCATCATCGCGGCCCGGCCGGTGTACAGCAGCGCCTGGTCGGCGTTGGAGTCCGCGGTGATCGACGAGAAGCCCTTGACGAACCCGTCGGCCTTGACCAGGTCCTGCAGCGCGGTCAGCGCCTTGATGGCGTCCGGGTGGGACCAGGCGTTCTTCTCGCCCTCGATGGCGGCCTGGAAGACCTCGGGACCGCCGATGCGGTCGAACAGGAACTCCAGCCACATCATGTTCGTCCACCGTGACTGGCCGCCGAGGGCGAAGGGCGCGATGCCCTTGGCGTTGAACCTCGGCACCAGCGCCATGATGTCGTCCCAGGTCTCGGGCGGCTCCACCCCGATCTGGTCGAAGACCTTGCGGTTGTAGTAGAGGATGATCGGCTGGACGGTCTCGCTCGGCATCGCGTAGATCCTGCCGTCGACGGTCGCCGCGCCGAAGGAGGACGGGAACAGCCCCTTCTTGACGTCGGGGTGCTCGTCGAACCACGGGGTGAGATCCTCGACCTGGCCGGCCTCCGCGTAGGCGCGCAGCGTCCCGCCGCCCCAGCCCCAGATGATGGTGGGCGCCTTGCCTGCGCCGATGGCGGTCTTGATCTTCGTCTTGTACGCGTCGTTCTGGTAGGTCGTGTCGTCGATCTGGGTGTCGGGGTGGGCCTTGTTGAAGGCGTCCACGGCTCCGGCCCTGACCCCTTCCTGCGGCTGTCCGTTGAGGTACCAGTACGTGGCACCGCTGCTCTTGCCGGGTCCGGACGAGCCGCCGCAGGCCGTCAGCGCCGCGGAGACGGGCACGGCGGCGGCCAGGCCGAGGAGGGTACGTCGAGAGAGCGCCATGATTTTCTCCGCACTCGAGAGCCGTCGGCTTCTCGTGAGTCATGGTGAAAGGTTTTCGAAAATCACTTCTTCTTGCTCTGTCCGTGCAAGCTAGGTTTCGCGCTGATGCCCTGTCAATACGTGTGCACGGGGCCTTGAAAGACGGGCAGCTTCAGGTCTGCACCGGCATGGGAGCCACCCGTCGAAGCGCCAGGAGAGAGCGAAAGGTTTTCGAAAACGGTCGGTCGGAGGCGGTGGTGACGTGGTGACCGCGGGCTGACAAACTGTCGGTGCAGGTCATGCCGGGCCGTCGGGGCCCGGTGCCGCCCGCGCCGGACCCCGTCGACGCCCTCCTCGGGCGCCCACAGCTGAGAGGAACCGATGCGACCGAACGCCAGGCGCACCACGTTGGCGGACATCGCCCAAGCGGCCGGGGTCTCCGTCGCGACCGTGTCCAAAGTGGTCAACGGCCGCGGTGACGTGGCGCCCCACACCCGCGTCCGGGTGCAGGAGCTGCTGCATCAGCACGACTACCTGGCACCGGTGTTCCGCCACACCGAGGCCGTCGAGACCCCGACCATCGAGGTGCAGTTCAAGGGCGGTCTCAAGTCGTACGTGGCGGAGACCCTGGAGGGCATCGTCGACGCGGCGGCCGAGTCGGGAGCCTCGGTGGTGGTCAGCAAGGCGTCCAGCGCCCCCCACTGGGCGCGGGACCTGGTCTCGGCCGGGCGGCGCGCCGTCATCGCGGTCACCAGCGTCTACACCGCGGCCCACTTGAACGAACTCGCTCGCTCCGGGCTGCCGTTGGTGGTGCTCGACCCGCTGCACCTGCCGGACAGCAGGGTCAACAGCGTCGGGGCGACCAACTTCGGCGGCGGTCTGGCCGCGACCCGGCACCTGCTGTCGCTGGGACACCGTCGTATCGCCTACCTCGGCGGACCGGCCATGGCCGTCTGCAACCAGGCCCGTATGCACGGTTACCGCGCCGCCATGGAAGCCGAGGGGCAGCGGGTACCGGAGGCGTACGTCCGGCCCGGTGAGTTCACCTACGAGACGGGCCTCACCGGTGCCTCGGCGCTCCTGGACCTGGAGGCGCCGCCGACGGCGGTCTTCGCGGGCAACGACGAGATCGCCCTCGGCGTCGTCGAGACCGCCCGCGTCCGGGGTCTGCGCGTGCCCGAGGACCTGAGCGTGGTCGGCTTCGACGACACGAGCCTCGCCCAGATGGCCTCCCCGCCGCTGACCACCGTGCGCCAGCCGCTGCGGGAGATGGGCGCCGCCGCCCTGCGCACCGCGCTCCGGCTGGCCAACGGCGAGAAGCTCGAGTCCCATCACGTCGAACTTGCCACCGAACTCGTGGTCCGCGCCTCGACGGCACCGCCGCGCGAGGAGCCCCCGCCGCACGACTGAGCGCGGAGAGGGCTCCGGTCGGGGATGTGCCGACGCCCGCCGCTTCATTCCTCCTTCGGGGCGGGGGCCGCCGGAAGGTTCAGCTCGAAGCACGCTCCGGGCGTCTCCGGGGCGAGGGTGAGGGTGCCTCCGTGGCGCTGGGCCAGATCGCGGGCGATGGCGAGGCCCAGGCCGGCGCCGCCCTGGTCAGGGGAGCGGGCGTCGTCGAGCCGGACGAAGCGTTCGAAGATGCGCTCGGCGTCCTCGGGGGGCACGCCCGGTCCGTCGTCCCGCACCGTCAGGACGGCCCGGTCACCCTCACCGCGCACGGTGACCTCGATCCGGTTCCCGGCGTGGCGGACGGCGTTGTCGAGGAGGTTGCGCAGCAGCCGTTCGAACCCGTCGTGGTCGCCGCGGACGTGCACGGCGGCGCTGCCGTCGCAGGTGAGCGTCGACGGCCGGTCGTCGAGCGGGTACTGCTCGGTCAGCCGGGAGGCGAGGGCGCTCAGGTCGACGGTCCCGCTGTCGGCCTCGGGGGCGCGGGTGTCGAGGCGGGCGAGCAGCAGCAGGTCCTCGGCGAGTGCCTGGAGGCGGCGGGTCTGCCGTGCGGCGGTGGCGGCGGTGGCGGGCCAGTCGGCGCGTTCCGGGTAGGCGAGGGCGACCTCCAGGCTGGTCAGCAGGGTGGTGAGGGGGCTGCGCAGCTCGTGGGCCGCGTCGGCGACGAAGCGGCGCTGCTGGGCGGCGGCGGTGTCGAGGCGTTGCAGGGTGGTGTTGATGGTGGTGGCGAGAGCGGCGATCTCGTGACCGGAGGCGGGGACGGTGACGCGTTCGCGTGGGTCCTTGGCGTCGACCGAGGCGGTGAGGGTGCGGATCGCCTCGACCGGCCGCAGCGCGATGCGGACGGTGACGTAGGCGACGCCGGCGATCAGGACGACGCCGAGGAGGCCGGCGCGCAGCAACGTGCCGTCGGTGGCCGCGGCCATCGCCTCGGCCGTGTCCGGGAGGACCACCACGTAGACCCGCAGGGCGGCGTCGGCGGCGACGCCCAGGGCGGCGGCCTTGTCGCGGCCCAGGTCGGCGGCCCGGACGTCGAGGTAGAGGATCGTATAGGTCCGGCCGGCCAGGTAGGGGGCGTCGCCGCCCCCGTGGTCGTAGTCGGAGCGGTTCGGTATGCGCAGGGGCCGATAGGCGTACCCCCAGGCGTCGTCGTTCAGCACCAGGCCCGCGGGGTCGGAGGGGGCGGGCAGGACGTGGCGG contains these protein-coding regions:
- a CDS encoding FadR/GntR family transcriptional regulator, which codes for MASRGRAEIMTKFPTMHQRVVDELGRRIVGGAWGPGDPLPVEDALAAAIGVSRGVLREAVKSLVAKGMLHVRPRTGTRVLPPEHWNHLDPDVLRWKQAEDAAALLRDTGELRRIVEPEAARLAAERAGPEDVRVLYDALAAMEAAAASPGRAGYVEADIVFHRALLDAGGNRLLGSLGRAVEIALQHSFVISTQTPGAVEGSLPGHRAVVEAVEARDPDAAAAAVLAVIEAAGQEIARSPGLPDDDG
- a CDS encoding fumarylacetoacetate hydrolase family protein, coding for MESTPARPRPHLTAGSVLPEDAGRAALVARVHDPDGDGPCVAAVRGEHVVDLTSLAPTVSDLMEREDAARVVREADGGRVWRLDDLLGAPPGRRDVPHLLAPVDLQVIKAAGVTFARSLLERVIEERTGGDPAQAARVRAHLGQVVGGRLDGIRPGSPEAVKVKELLVAEGLWSQYLEVGIGPDPEVFTKAPVLSAVGTGADIGVLRASVWNNPEPEAVLVVDAHGRVRGVTLGNDVNLRDIEGRSALLLSRAKDNNASCAIGPFVRVLDGDFGLDAVRGLDIDLRVEGANGYVLRGSSSLREISRDVLDLVAATHGAHHQYPDGFVLFTGTLFAPTEDRHAPGAGFTHAYGDVVRISSPRLGALVNTVVPSEEAAPWTFGVGALMRSLARRGLLRDSPGGPGCAGP
- a CDS encoding HD domain-containing protein; this encodes MSETIAGITVPDSKLAQAATDLIRDTTPPLIFHHSRRVFLFGSLQAAARGLRPDPELLYVAAMFHDTGLVAPYRSDDQRFEMDGADQARAFLLSHGLSEGDAEKVWTAVALHTTPEVPYKLAPEIAATTAGVETDVLGLHLDNVTAAQIDEVTAAHPRPDFKRQILQAFTDGFKHRPDTTFGTVNADVLEHFVPGFRRTDFVEVIQNSAWPE
- a CDS encoding IlvD/Edd family dehydratase is translated as MTDDRSTDRRSQAWFGATGRSGMLYRSWMRNQGFGHEVFDGRPVIGIATSASELAPCNAHLTRVAEAVKRGVWQAGGFPLQFPTMATGETLMRPTAMLYRNLMAMEVEELIRANPLDGVVLLSGCDKTTPAMLMGAASVDLPAVMVTGGPMLNGKYRGQDVGSGTHVWKFEEDLKTGRMTEEECFFAEGCMARSNGHCMTMGTASTMACVAEALGMQLPGSAAWPAVDSRRMETAQAAGRRIVAMVEEELRPSRILTREAFENAVRVNAAIGGSTNAVIHLTALAGRVGVKLDLGDFDELVRAVPTLVNLMPSGTYLMEDFCYAGGLPAVMAELLGGGLLHGEPVTVTGRTVAENTDGAERVDSDVITPLDAPFQPAGTGIAVLRGNLCPDGAVIKQSAASPHLLTHRGPARVFDSPEAYHAVADDPDLDVDENTVVVIRNAGPKGYPGMPEVSNVPLPAKLLKAGVTDMVRVCDGRMSGTGYGTVVLHVAPEAAVGGPLALVRDGDPVVLDVPRRTLRLDVDDAELARRRQEWTPPAERYAGGYTWLYTQHVEQADRGADFGFLRGSRGHEVPRDSH
- a CDS encoding DUF1540 domain-containing protein; its protein translation is MQLPVISECAAESCAYNHDHACRAAAITVGDLDSPVCDTFMGADLEGGEPSTTGRVGACKMADCRHNSGLECHAPAISVGYEQEQVDCLTYARQ